A single window of Rhodamnia argentea isolate NSW1041297 chromosome 5, ASM2092103v1, whole genome shotgun sequence DNA harbors:
- the LOC115743714 gene encoding probable LRR receptor-like serine/threonine-protein kinase At3g47570, whose amino-acid sequence MQFLGFCFAKLPFRRFVFAIAIALCFAQVSSSSNETDKSALLAFKAGIIEDPLGVLSSWNNTVNLCRWYGVTCSRRHHNRVTVLNLSSKMLLGSISPHIGNLSFLRELWLTNNSFHHEIPSQIGRLQRLHVLSLSNNSLVGEIPKNTSGCLNLLRIGMDHNQLNGEVPPEMGSLVKLRFLRLQRNNLTGSVPSSIGNLSSLESLHLRDNYLGGSIPRTLGLLTKLTSLDLSDNQFSGMFPPSLYNLSSLVEFDGGYNQIQGSLPTTIGFGLPNLTFFSIDSNQLVGSIPLWIPNNATNLQILQLGSNNLSGNVPSFENLRNLRKLSIQVNHLGSGGSGDLSFLCSLTNITSLAILSITANSLGGLLPECIGNLSINITWLGLAMNHVFGEIPKTIGNLVNLEVLDMGNNNLSGAIPSDVENLQNLVFLILQNNNLSGVIPSSLQKMKKLLKLYLDGNHFYGHIPSHLVKCQSLTHMVLSGNDLSGSIFPAVKTLIHLNLSHNHLSGALPAEVGQIDQLNILDISGNMFSGEIQSTLGSCDGLSILKMKDNHFQGSIPQSLSSLRSIEELDLSNNNLSGEIPKFLEAFHFLEILNLSYNNFEGMLPTEGVFKNASATFIAGNNKICGGIPEFRLPKCISRHPKSKGVDPKLKLSLSIIFGLLGVVLIPVVVYVCWLKKKKAQEPTSSSIVYTWQNLSYGTLLKATDGFSSTNLIGVGSFGYVYKGILQENGTNVAVKVLNSTHHGALKSFKAECEALKRMKHRNLLKVLTICSSIDYDGNDFKALVYELMVNGSLEEWLHPSPISADADGLSKNLSLVHRIKISIDIAFALDYLHNQSHDTIIHCDLKPSNVLLDAEMVGHVGDFGLAKIILESTCDTNISSIGLRGTIGYAAPEYGMGSAVSIKGDVYSYGILLLEMFTGISPTAEIFKENSNLHNFVEEALPERVLEITDPFLVQEVENDVGESKKNTFQDCLLMIYGIGIACSVGVPRKRMRIADVAAQLGWIRDRLYAAGY is encoded by the exons ATGCAATTCTTGGGCTTTTGTTTCGCAAAGTTACCATTCCGTCGGTTTGTCTTTGCGATTGCAATTGCATTGTGCTTTGCACAAGTCTCCTCTTCATCGAATGAAACCGACAAATCCGCGTTGCTTGCATTTAAGGCTGGGATCATCGAGGACCCTCTCGGGGTGCTTAGCTCTTGGAACAATACGGTCAACCTCTGCCGATGGTACGGTGTCACGTGCAGCCGCCGACACCACAACAGAGTCACTGTGTTGAACCTAAGTTCCAAGATGCTTTTGGGATCTATCTCCCCTCACATTGGGAACCTCAGCTTCTTGAGAGAACTGTGGCTGACTAATAACAGTTTTCACCATGAAATCCCCTCCCAAATTGGTCGGTTGCAGCGGTTACATGTCTTATCCTTGTCCAACAATTCTCTCGTGGGCGAAATCCCCAAGAACACTTCGGGTTGCCTTAACCTCCTCCGCATCGGAATGGATCATAACCAATTGAATGGAGAAGTTCCTCCAGAGATGGGTTCATTGGTGAAGCTTCGGTTTCTTCGTTTACAACGAAACAATCTAACAGGAAGTGTCCCTTCTTCTATTGGGAACTTATCATCGTTGGAGTCTCTTCATCTTAGAGACAATTACTTGGGCGGGAGTATTCCTCGGACTCTAGGGCTACTGACCAAACTAACATCACTTGATTTATCAGATAATCAGTTTTCTGGTATGTTTCCGCCTTCCCTCTACAATTTATCTTCATTGGTAGAATTTGATGGAGGATATAACCAAATACAAGGAAGTCTTCCCACTACGATTGGCTTTGGTCTCCCCAACTTAACATTTTTCAGCATCGATTCAAACCAGCTTGTTGGATCAATCCCTCTGTGGATACCTAATAAtgccacaaatcttcaaatacTTCAACTTGGGAGCAACAACCTCTCAGGGAACGTgccttcttttgaaaatttgcgcAACCTTCGAAAGTTGAGCATTCAAGTTAACCACCTTGGAAGTGGCGGATCCGGTGACTTGAGCTTCCTTTGCTCATTAACCAACATCACTAGCTTAGCCATCTTGAGTATTACTGCTAATAGTCTCGGTGGGTTGTTGCCGGAATGCATTGGTAATCTCTCCATTAACATCACATGGTTGGGATTGGCCATGAATCATGTTTTTGGTGAGATTCCTAAAACAATCGGCAATCTTGTAAACTTGGAAGTCTTGGACATGGGAAACAACAATCTTTCAGGTGCTATCCCATCTGATGTggaaaatcttcaaaatttagtATTTCTAATTCTTCAAAATAACAATCTGTCGGGGGTAATTCCATCCTCCTTgcagaagatgaaaaaattgcTTAAATTATATCTTGATGGGAATCACTTTTATGGGCACATTCCTTCCCATCTAGTTAAGTGTCAAAGTCTGACTCATATGGTTCTCTCTGGCAATGATCTCAGTGGTTCAATATTCCCAGCGGTTAAAACTCTCATCCATTTGAACTTGTCTCACAACCATTTGAGTGGTGCCCTTCCGGCGGAAGTGGGACAAATTGACCAATTAAATATTCTGGACATTTCAGGCAATATGTTCAGTGGTGAAATTCAGAGTACTCTAGGCAGTTGTGATGGCTTGTCAATATTAAAAATGAAGGATAACCACTTCCAAGGATCCATCCCTCAATCATTGAGTTCTTTGAGAAGTATTGAGGAATTGGATCTTTCCAATAACAATCTGTCAGGTGAAATTCCAAAGTTCTTAGAGGCTTTTCATTTCTTGGAGATCCTAAATTTATCCTATAACAATTTTGAAGGCATGTTACCAACTGAAGGAGTCTTCAAGAATGCAAGTGCCACTTTTATAGCTGGAAACAACAAGATTTGTGGAGGAATCCCTGAATTTCGGCTTCCTAAATGCATCTCTAGACATCCCAAGAGCAAAGGAGTAGATCCTAAATTGAAACTCTCGCTCTCTATTATTTTTGGACTTCTAGGGGTGGTTCTTATTCCTGTTGTGGTGTATGTATgttggttgaagaagaaaaaagcacaAGAACCAACTTCAAGTTCCATAGTTTATACCTGGCAAAACTTATCATATGGAACTCTCCTTAAAGCAACTGATGGTTTTTCTTCAACTAATTTGATCGGCGTTGGCAGTTTTGGATATGTTTACAAGGGAATACTCCAGGAGAATGGGACTAATGTTGCTGTGAAGGTACTTAATTCAACACATCACGGTGCTTTGAAGAGCTTCAAAGCTGAGTGTGAGGCTCTAAAGCGTATGAAACACCGAAATCTTTTGAAGGTACTAACAATATGTTCAAGTATTGATTATGATGGAAATGACTTTAAGGCTTTGGTGTATGAGCTCATGGTCAATGGTAGCCTGGAAGAGTGGTTGCACCCATCTCCAATATCAGCCGATGCAGACGggctttcaaaaaatttgagtcTCGTCCATAGGATAAAGATTTCCATTGACATTGCTTTCGCATTGGATTATCTTCATAACCAATCCCACGACACAATCATtcattgtgatctaaagccaagCAATGTCCTTTTAGACGCTGAGATGGTCGGACATGTTGGTGACTTTGGATTGGCAAAGATCATCCTTGAATCCACATGCGATACAAATATAAGCTCAATTGGTTTGAGAGGAACAATTGGTTATGCTGCTCCAG AATATGGAATGGGTAGTGCGGTTTCTATTAAAGGTGATGTCTATAGTTATGGCATTCTCTTGCTAGAGATGTTCACGGGAATCAGTCCCACGGCCGAGATATTCAAAGAAAATTCCAACCTTCATAATTTTGTTGAGGAAGCTTTGCCTGAACGAGTTCTAGAGATTACTGATCCTTTTCTAGTTCAAGAAGTAGAGAACGATGTAGGCGAAAGCAAAAAGAATACATTTCAGGATTGTTTGCTAATGATCTACGGAATTGGGATAGCCTGCTCAGTTGGAGTCCCAAGAAAGCGAATGAGGATCGCAGATGTAGCAGCTCAACTCGGTTGGATCAGGGATAGACTTTACGCAGCTGGTTATTGA